A genomic window from Lycium barbarum isolate Lr01 chromosome 4, ASM1917538v2, whole genome shotgun sequence includes:
- the LOC132636266 gene encoding photosystem II 10 kDa polypeptide, chloroplastic-like isoform X3 has product MASAVMMSSFSLNPSPFSTTVKKASLARPSSSRLRVVASGGKKIKTDKPYGINGGMKLEDGVDASGRPAKGKGVYQFVNKYGANVDGYSPIYNPDDWSPSGDVYVGACHDRLELKLILLTD; this is encoded by the exons ATGGCAAGTGCAGTGATGATGAGTTCATTTAGCCTTAATCCTTCTCCCTTCAGTACTACTGTGAAAAAGGCATCACTAGCAAGGCCTTCATCCTCCAGACTGAGAGTAGTGGCCAGTGGTGGCAAGAAGATCAAAACTGATAAGCCTTATG GAATTAATGGAggcatgaaattggaagatggtgtTGATGCCTCGGGCAGGCCGGCCAAG GGAAAGGGTGTATACCAATTCGTGAACAAATACGGAGCTAATGTTGATGGATACAG TCCTATTTACAACCCGGATGACTGGTCTCCGAGTGGCGATGTCTATGTTGGAG CTTGTCATGATAGATTGGAGCTAAAACTCATTTTATTGACTGATTAG
- the LOC132636266 gene encoding photosystem II 10 kDa polypeptide, chloroplastic-like isoform X2: MASAVMMSSFSLNPSPFSTTVKKASLARPSSSRLRVVASGGKKIKTDKPYGINGGMKLEDGVDASGRPAKGKGVYQFVNKYGANVDGYSPIYNPDDWSPSGDVYVGEKLGSDKVLKTSIVEILKKPER; the protein is encoded by the exons ATGGCAAGTGCAGTGATGATGAGTTCATTTAGCCTTAATCCTTCTCCCTTCAGTACTACTGTGAAAAAGGCATCACTAGCAAGGCCTTCATCCTCCAGACTGAGAGTAGTGGCCAGTGGTGGCAAGAAGATCAAAACTGATAAGCCTTATG GAATTAATGGAggcatgaaattggaagatggtgtTGATGCCTCGGGCAGGCCGGCCAAG GGAAAGGGTGTATACCAATTCGTGAACAAATACGGAGCTAATGTTGATGGATACAG TCCTATTTACAACCCGGATGACTGGTCTCCGAGTGGCGATGTCTATGTTGGAG AGAAGCTTGGAAGTGATAAAGTTTTGAAAACCTCCATTGTTGAAATTTTGAAGAAGCCGGAAAGGTGA